A genomic window from Ideonella sp. WA131b includes:
- a CDS encoding AAA family ATPase, with amino-acid sequence MIVYPRTALARDMVAALQGRALLGDAHNGLFLAAPRRTGKSTFLQGDLAPALQAAGVEVVYVDLWADPRRDPGALIAEAIARALQPHLGVVARAARKAGVKAVKVAGALDIDTSKIGQVDGLTLVDALRTLLQQAGRPVALIVDEAQHALTSEAGEAAMTALKSARDQLNQPGQVNLMLVMSGSDRDKLLRLVVSAGAPFYGSQIQALPPLDTDFIAHVAALVEGQRPDLKPVDRAALQAAFTQFGHRPQFFMAALGAVLSPLAGISGRFEPALQQAALAQQQQDEAQMESDYAGLKPSEQAVLWRMLEQGPRFRPYDAEALRFYRDKLGRPMSAQQAQRALKALRERSPAQVWKSARGEYAVEDAAMHRWFQGRVAAGTWPPVPPQGTLALEDG; translated from the coding sequence ATGATCGTCTACCCCCGCACGGCCCTGGCCCGGGACATGGTGGCCGCCCTGCAAGGACGGGCGCTGCTGGGCGACGCGCACAACGGCCTGTTCCTGGCCGCGCCCCGGCGCACCGGCAAGAGCACCTTCTTGCAGGGCGATCTTGCGCCCGCGCTGCAGGCCGCGGGCGTGGAGGTGGTGTACGTGGACCTGTGGGCCGACCCGCGGCGCGATCCCGGCGCGCTGATCGCCGAGGCCATCGCCCGCGCGCTGCAGCCCCACCTGGGCGTGGTGGCGCGCGCCGCCCGCAAGGCCGGCGTGAAGGCCGTGAAGGTGGCCGGCGCGCTGGACATCGACACCAGCAAGATCGGCCAGGTCGACGGCCTGACGCTGGTGGACGCCCTGCGAACCCTGCTGCAGCAGGCCGGCCGGCCGGTGGCGCTGATCGTGGACGAAGCCCAGCACGCGCTCACCAGCGAGGCCGGTGAAGCCGCCATGACAGCGCTGAAGTCCGCCCGCGACCAGCTCAACCAGCCGGGGCAGGTGAACCTGATGCTCGTGATGTCCGGCTCCGACCGCGACAAGCTGCTGCGCCTGGTGGTGAGCGCTGGCGCCCCTTTCTACGGCTCGCAGATCCAGGCGCTGCCGCCGCTGGACACCGACTTCATCGCCCACGTGGCGGCGCTGGTCGAGGGCCAGCGGCCCGACTTGAAGCCGGTGGACCGCGCCGCGCTGCAAGCCGCCTTCACCCAATTTGGCCACCGGCCGCAGTTCTTCATGGCCGCCCTGGGCGCGGTGCTCAGCCCGCTGGCGGGCATCAGCGGGCGCTTCGAGCCGGCGCTGCAGCAGGCGGCGCTGGCACAGCAGCAGCAGGACGAAGCGCAGATGGAGTCCGACTACGCGGGCCTGAAACCCAGCGAACAGGCCGTGCTGTGGCGCATGCTGGAACAAGGCCCGCGCTTCCGCCCCTACGACGCCGAGGCGCTGCGCTTCTACCGCGACAAGCTGGGCCGCCCGATGAGCGCGCAGCAGGCGCAGCGTGCGCTGAAGGCGCTGCGTGAACGCAGCCCGGCGCAGGTGTGGAAATCGGCCCGCGGCGAGTACGCGGTGGAAGACGCGGCCATGCACCGCTGGTTCCAGGGCCGCGTGGCCGCAGGGACTTGGCCACCCGTGCCGCCGCAGGGGACACTGGCGCTGGAAGACGGCTGA
- a CDS encoding cob(I)yrinic acid a,c-diamide adenosyltransferase — MANRLTQIATRTGDDGSTGLGDGTRVPKSHLRVAAMGDVDELNSSLGVLLAEPLPADVRELLVTVQHELFNLGGELSIPGYVLLKEAAVLRLDEALAAYNEQLPRLKEFILPAGARSAALAHVSRTIARRAERSLVALVADEAVNEAPRQYLNRLSDLMFVLARVLNRANLDGLGGDDVYWKSERLAREG, encoded by the coding sequence ATGGCCAACCGCCTCACCCAGATCGCCACCCGCACCGGAGACGACGGCAGCACCGGCCTGGGCGACGGCACGCGCGTGCCCAAGAGCCACCTGCGCGTGGCCGCCATGGGCGACGTCGACGAACTCAACTCCAGCCTGGGCGTGCTGCTGGCCGAGCCGCTGCCGGCCGACGTGCGCGAGCTGCTCGTCACCGTCCAGCACGAGCTGTTCAACCTGGGCGGCGAGCTCTCCATCCCAGGCTACGTGCTGCTGAAGGAGGCCGCCGTGCTGCGCCTGGACGAGGCCCTGGCGGCCTACAACGAGCAGCTGCCGCGCCTGAAGGAGTTCATCCTGCCGGCGGGCGCGCGCAGCGCCGCCCTGGCGCATGTGTCGCGCACCATCGCCCGCCGCGCCGAGCGCAGCCTGGTGGCGCTGGTGGCGGACGAGGCCGTGAACGAGGCGCCGCGCCAGTACCTCAACCGCCTGTCGGACCTGATGTTCGTGCTGGCGCGCGTGCTCAACCGCGCCAACCTCGACGGGCTGGGCGGCGACGACGTCTACTGGAAGAGCGAGCGGCTGGCGCGCGAGGGTTGA
- a CDS encoding mobilization protein: MEVPVLVTPPATKVHLIGGEKGGVGKSMLARLLAQHFIDNELPWIGFDTDRSHGSLLRFYTDYASPALADRFEALDKIIESAVEQPGRRVLVDLAAQTHEPLVKWMDESGVLDMADLSGLVLQYWHVMDAGRDSVDLLERLLDRFGQRLHHVLVLNELRGDDFGMLERSGQLERALGLGAKVVRIRRLHDAVVQKIDARNASFWAARHLTGLDGPGLGLMERQRLKMWLAHAFGELAKAAP, encoded by the coding sequence ATGGAAGTCCCCGTCCTTGTAACGCCCCCTGCCACCAAGGTCCACCTGATCGGCGGCGAGAAAGGCGGTGTCGGCAAGTCGATGTTGGCGCGGCTGCTGGCGCAGCACTTCATCGACAACGAGCTGCCCTGGATCGGCTTCGACACCGACCGCTCTCACGGCTCACTGCTGCGCTTCTACACGGACTACGCCAGCCCGGCGCTGGCCGACCGCTTCGAGGCGCTGGACAAGATCATCGAGAGCGCGGTGGAGCAGCCCGGCCGCCGCGTGCTGGTGGACCTGGCCGCGCAGACGCACGAGCCGCTGGTGAAGTGGATGGACGAGTCCGGCGTGCTCGACATGGCCGACCTCTCCGGCCTCGTGCTGCAGTACTGGCACGTGATGGACGCCGGCCGCGACTCGGTGGACCTGCTGGAGCGGCTGCTCGACCGCTTCGGCCAGCGCCTGCACCACGTGCTGGTGCTCAACGAGCTGCGCGGCGACGACTTCGGCATGCTCGAGCGCTCGGGCCAGCTCGAACGTGCGCTGGGCCTGGGCGCCAAGGTCGTGCGCATCCGCCGGCTGCACGACGCCGTGGTGCAGAAGATCGATGCGCGCAACGCCAGCTTCTGGGCGGCGCGCCACCTCACCGGGCTGGACGGCCCGGGCCTGGGCCTGATGGAGCGCCAGCGCCTGAAGATGTGGCTGGCCCACGCCTTCGGCGAACTGGCCAAGGCCGCGCCCTGA
- a CDS encoding 3-deoxy-7-phosphoheptulonate synthase produces the protein MSERTSQTDDQRIRDVTPLPPPEHLIRFFPIADTPVEALVGDTRQRIRRVMQGEDDRLLVIVGPCSIHDPAAALDYARKLKAERDRHAGDLEVVMRVYFEKPRTTVGWKGLINDPYLDESYRIHEGLRIARQLLVDINRQGVPAGSEFLDVISPQYIGDLIAWGAIGARTTESQVHRELASGLSAPVGFKNGTDGNIKIAIDAIQAAARGHHFLSVHKNGQVAIVETKGNKDCHVILRGGKAPNFDAAHVAAACAEIEAAKLPCRLMIDASHANSSKHHQRQIEVMKDVGGQIAAGNRCIFGVMLESHLNGGAQKFTPGKDDASQLAYGQSITDACIDWADTVGVLEGLAQAVKTRRRAR, from the coding sequence CTGTCGGAACGCACCAGCCAGACCGACGATCAGCGCATCCGCGACGTCACGCCGCTGCCGCCACCGGAGCACCTGATCCGTTTCTTCCCGATCGCTGACACCCCGGTGGAGGCGCTGGTGGGCGACACCCGCCAGCGCATCCGCCGGGTGATGCAGGGCGAGGACGACCGGCTGCTCGTGATCGTCGGCCCCTGCAGCATCCACGACCCCGCCGCGGCGCTGGACTACGCCCGCAAGCTCAAGGCCGAGCGCGATCGCCATGCCGGCGATCTGGAGGTGGTGATGCGCGTGTATTTCGAGAAGCCGCGCACCACCGTGGGCTGGAAGGGCCTGATCAACGACCCCTACCTCGACGAGAGCTACCGCATCCACGAGGGCCTGCGCATCGCGCGGCAGCTGCTGGTGGACATCAATCGCCAGGGCGTGCCCGCGGGCAGCGAGTTCCTCGACGTCATCAGCCCGCAGTACATCGGCGACCTCATCGCCTGGGGTGCGATCGGCGCGCGCACCACCGAGAGCCAGGTGCACCGCGAGCTGGCCAGCGGCCTGAGCGCCCCGGTGGGCTTCAAGAACGGCACCGACGGCAACATCAAGATCGCCATCGACGCCATCCAGGCGGCGGCGCGCGGGCACCACTTCCTGTCTGTGCACAAGAACGGCCAGGTCGCCATCGTCGAGACCAAGGGCAACAAGGACTGCCACGTCATCCTGCGCGGTGGCAAGGCGCCCAACTTTGATGCCGCCCACGTGGCCGCGGCCTGCGCCGAGATCGAGGCCGCGAAACTGCCGTGCCGGCTGATGATCGACGCCAGCCACGCCAACAGCAGCAAGCATCACCAGCGCCAGATCGAGGTGATGAAGGACGTGGGCGGCCAGATCGCCGCCGGCAACCGCTGCATCTTCGGCGTCATGCTGGAAAGTCACCTCAACGGCGGCGCGCAGAAGTTCACCCCGGGCAAGGACGACGCGTCGCAGCTGGCCTACGGCCAGAGCATCACCGACGCCTGCATCGACTGGGCCGACACGGTGGGCGTGCTCGAAGGGCTTGCGCAGGCGGTGAAGACACGGCGGCGCGCGCGCTGA
- a CDS encoding threonine ammonia-lyase has translation MVSLAHIEAAAQRLRGHVLDTPCVESLTLGQITGCRVFLKFENLQFTASFKERGALNKLATLLASGERPRGVIAASAGNHAQGLAHHAARLGLRAVIVMPQHTPMVKVERTRGFGAEVVLHGETFDAASERALQLAHEQGLTFVHPFDDAAVIAGQGTIGLEMLAAQPDLDTLLIAVGGGGLISGIATAARAIQPGIRIVGVQTARFPAMFNAIKGTAHPQGASTIAEGIAVGQPGRLTQALIGERVDDLLLVDEGDIEQAVLMLLEIEKTVVEGAGAAGLAALLRHPETFAGRRVGLVLCGGNIDPLLLARIVERGMVRAGRLARIRVAARDTPGVLARITAVVAEAGANIDEVHHQRAFSTLTAQHVEVELVLQTRNREHVDEVLARLAAAGFTTPGH, from the coding sequence TTGGTTTCGCTGGCGCACATCGAGGCGGCTGCGCAGCGGCTGCGCGGGCATGTGCTCGACACGCCCTGCGTCGAAAGCCTCACGCTCGGGCAGATCACCGGCTGCCGCGTGTTCCTGAAGTTCGAGAACCTGCAGTTCACGGCTTCGTTCAAGGAGCGCGGCGCGCTCAACAAGCTGGCCACCTTGCTGGCCAGCGGCGAGCGGCCCCGCGGCGTGATCGCCGCCAGCGCCGGCAACCACGCCCAGGGCCTGGCGCACCACGCCGCGCGGCTGGGCCTGCGCGCCGTGATCGTGATGCCGCAACACACGCCGATGGTGAAGGTGGAGCGCACGCGCGGCTTCGGCGCCGAGGTGGTGCTGCACGGCGAGACCTTCGACGCCGCGAGCGAGCGCGCGTTGCAGCTGGCCCACGAGCAGGGCCTCACCTTCGTGCATCCCTTCGACGACGCCGCCGTGATCGCCGGGCAGGGCACCATCGGCCTGGAGATGCTGGCGGCTCAGCCCGATCTCGACACGCTGCTCATCGCGGTCGGCGGCGGCGGGCTCATCAGCGGCATCGCCACCGCGGCGCGCGCCATTCAGCCGGGCATCCGCATCGTGGGCGTGCAGACGGCGCGTTTTCCGGCCATGTTCAACGCCATCAAGGGCACGGCGCATCCGCAGGGCGCCAGCACCATCGCCGAGGGCATCGCCGTGGGCCAGCCCGGGCGGCTGACGCAGGCGCTGATCGGCGAGCGCGTGGACGACCTGCTGCTGGTGGATGAAGGCGACATCGAGCAGGCCGTGCTGATGCTGCTGGAGATCGAGAAGACCGTGGTCGAGGGCGCGGGCGCGGCCGGCCTGGCCGCGCTGCTGCGCCACCCCGAGACCTTTGCCGGTCGCCGCGTGGGCCTGGTGCTGTGCGGCGGCAACATCGACCCGCTGCTGCTGGCCCGCATCGTCGAACGCGGCATGGTGCGCGCCGGCCGGCTGGCGCGCATTCGCGTGGCGGCGCGCGACACGCCCGGCGTGCTGGCCCGCATCACCGCCGTGGTGGCCGAGGCCGGCGCGAACATCGACGAGGTCCACCACCAGCGCGCCTTCAGCACGCTGACCGCGCAACACGTGGAGGTCGAACTGGTGCTGCAGACGCGCAACCGCGAGCACGTCGACGAGGTCTTGGCGCGGCTGGCGGCGGCCGGCTTCACGACGCCGGGGCACTGA
- the tldD gene encoding metalloprotease TldD, translating into MISREPTLERLALAQQLMLEPFGLGEATLAHALALIGEHRVDDADLYFQTTRHEGWSLEEGIVKSGSFSIDQGVGVRAVAGEKTAFAYSDDLSPEALMDAARTVRTIAAAGQQRRVKLARAPKVAKSRLLYAPMDPIGTLDSTQKVALLEKVEKLARAKDPRVVQVMASVGAEYDVVLVARADGTRAADVRPLVRLSVTVIAEQTVKGELKREVGNGGGGGRFGLGYFTDAVIAQYVDHAVTAALTNLDSRPAPAGEMTVVLGPGWPGVLLHEAVGHGLEGDFNRKGSSTFSGRIGQRVAARGVTVLDDGTLPDRRGSLNIDDEGHASQRNVLIEDGILKGYIQDSLNARLMGVKPTGNGRRESYAHLPMPRMTNTYMLAGDKKKEEIVGSIKRGLYATNFGGGQVDITSGKFVFSASEAFWVENGRILYPVKGATLIGNGPEAMTRVSMIGNDLELDTGVGVCGKEGQSVPVGVGQPTLRIERLTVGGTA; encoded by the coding sequence ATGATCTCCCGCGAACCCACCCTCGAACGCCTGGCCTTGGCCCAGCAGCTGATGCTCGAGCCCTTCGGGCTGGGCGAGGCCACGCTGGCGCATGCGCTGGCGCTCATCGGCGAGCACCGCGTCGACGACGCCGACCTCTACTTCCAGACCACGCGCCACGAGGGCTGGAGCCTGGAGGAGGGCATCGTCAAGAGCGGCAGCTTCAGCATCGACCAGGGCGTGGGCGTGCGCGCCGTGGCCGGCGAGAAGACCGCCTTCGCCTACAGCGACGACCTCTCGCCCGAGGCGCTGATGGACGCTGCACGCACGGTGCGCACCATCGCCGCGGCGGGTCAGCAGCGCCGCGTGAAGCTGGCGCGCGCGCCCAAGGTCGCGAAGAGCCGGCTGCTCTACGCGCCGATGGACCCCATCGGCACGCTCGACAGCACGCAGAAGGTGGCGCTGCTGGAGAAGGTGGAGAAGCTCGCCCGCGCCAAGGACCCGCGCGTCGTGCAGGTGATGGCCAGCGTGGGCGCCGAGTACGACGTGGTGCTGGTGGCGCGCGCCGACGGCACGCGCGCCGCCGACGTGCGGCCCCTGGTGCGGCTGAGCGTGACCGTGATCGCCGAGCAGACGGTCAAGGGCGAGCTGAAGCGGGAAGTCGGCAATGGCGGGGGCGGCGGCCGCTTCGGCCTGGGCTACTTCACCGATGCCGTGATCGCGCAGTACGTCGACCACGCCGTCACGGCGGCGCTCACCAACCTGGACAGCCGCCCCGCGCCGGCCGGCGAGATGACGGTGGTCCTGGGCCCGGGCTGGCCCGGCGTGCTGCTGCACGAGGCCGTGGGCCACGGCCTGGAGGGGGACTTCAACCGCAAGGGCTCCAGCACCTTCAGCGGACGCATCGGTCAGCGCGTGGCGGCCCGGGGCGTGACGGTGCTCGACGACGGCACGCTGCCCGACCGCCGCGGCAGCCTCAACATCGACGACGAGGGACACGCCAGCCAGCGCAACGTGCTCATCGAGGACGGCATCCTCAAGGGCTACATCCAGGACAGCCTGAACGCCCGCCTGATGGGCGTGAAGCCGACGGGCAACGGCCGCCGCGAGAGCTATGCCCACCTGCCGATGCCGCGCATGACCAACACCTACATGCTGGCCGGCGACAAGAAGAAGGAAGAGATCGTCGGCAGCATCAAGCGCGGCCTGTACGCCACCAACTTCGGCGGCGGCCAGGTCGACATCACCAGCGGCAAGTTCGTGTTCTCCGCCAGCGAGGCCTTCTGGGTGGAGAACGGCAGGATCCTCTACCCGGTGAAGGGTGCCACGCTCATCGGCAACGGCCCCGAGGCGATGACGCGCGTAAGCATGATCGGCAACGACCTCGAGCTCGACACCGGTGTGGGCGTGTGCGGCAAGGAGGGCCAGAGCGTGCCGGTGGGCGTGGGGCAACCGACGCTGCGCATCGAGCGCCTCACCGTGGGCGGCACGGCGTAG
- a CDS encoding DMT family transporter yields the protein MVAALARHVRGQPPAVRALLWAAAAGVVFTVLNALMRLLAQQLDPMQTQFLRYLFGLAVLLPWVLRHGLTAYRPQSPAGQLWRGAVHTLGLVLWFLALPHIPLADTTAIGFTTPIFIMLGAWWFLKEPMRWERWAATGIGFAGVLVVLGPALVAAADGRGSGAAHLLMLASAPVFAASFLITKVLTRSESTGVIVFWQALTVTLFSLPMGLWTWQWPTAWQWAGFLLCGALGSGGHYCLTRSFRGADISATQSLKFLELLWAALLGFALFADVPTATTLLGGALITAATIWAARREAAAGRATERLLE from the coding sequence ATGGTCGCCGCCCTCGCGCGCCACGTGCGCGGCCAGCCACCCGCGGTGCGCGCACTGCTGTGGGCGGCCGCGGCTGGCGTCGTCTTCACGGTGCTCAACGCGCTGATGCGCCTGCTGGCCCAGCAGCTGGACCCCATGCAGACGCAGTTCCTGCGCTACCTGTTTGGGCTGGCCGTGCTGCTGCCCTGGGTGCTGCGCCACGGCCTGACCGCCTACCGGCCGCAGAGCCCCGCCGGCCAGCTGTGGCGCGGCGCCGTGCACACGCTGGGGCTGGTGCTGTGGTTCCTGGCGCTGCCGCACATCCCGCTGGCCGACACCACGGCCATCGGCTTCACCACGCCGATCTTCATCATGCTCGGCGCCTGGTGGTTCCTCAAGGAGCCCATGCGCTGGGAGCGCTGGGCCGCCACCGGCATCGGCTTCGCGGGTGTGCTGGTGGTGCTGGGGCCGGCGCTGGTGGCCGCCGCCGACGGGCGCGGCAGCGGCGCAGCGCACCTGTTGATGCTGGCCTCGGCCCCGGTGTTCGCGGCGTCCTTCCTCATCACCAAGGTGCTCACGCGCAGCGAGTCCACCGGTGTCATCGTGTTCTGGCAGGCGCTCACCGTCACGCTGTTCAGCCTGCCGATGGGCCTGTGGACCTGGCAGTGGCCCACGGCCTGGCAGTGGGCCGGCTTCCTGCTGTGCGGGGCCTTGGGCAGCGGTGGCCACTACTGCCTGACGCGCAGCTTCCGGGGCGCCGACATCTCGGCCACGCAGTCGCTGAAGTTCCTGGAGCTGCTGTGGGCGGCCTTGCTGGGTTTTGCCCTCTTTGCCGACGTGCCCACGGCCACCACCCTGCTGGGGGGAGCGCTGATCACCGCGGCCACGATCTGGGCGGCGCGGCGCGAGGCCGCGGCCGGCAGGGCTACGGAGCGACTCCTAGAATGA